One Miscanthus floridulus cultivar M001 chromosome 11, ASM1932011v1, whole genome shotgun sequence DNA window includes the following coding sequences:
- the LOC136491394 gene encoding glycosyltransferase BC10-like — protein sequence MRVVELKYMMLHQVWQLGVKDMKAVPLPRPRAAPKRRAWILAVAAFIFIALAWAYLYSPPHYTSPVRDWLPGRLPAEPARELTDEERASRVVFRQILTTPPVRSKNSKIAFMFLTPGTLPFERLWEKFFEGHEGRYTIYIHASREKPEHVSPIFVGREIHSEKVTWGKISMVDAERRLLANALQDIDNQHFVLLSDSCVPLHNFDYVYDYLMGANLSFIDCFYDPGPHGNFRYSQNMLPEVTETDFRKGSQWFSVKRQHALMIIADSLYYTKFKLHCRPGMEDGRNCYADEHYLPTVFHMMDPDGIANWSVTHVDWSEGKWHPKAYRAKDVTFDLLKNMTSIDMNHHVTSDSKKVVTEKPCLWNGAKRPCYLFARKFYPESINNLLTLFANYTLI from the exons ATGAGAGTTGTGGAGCTTAAATATATGATGCTGCATCAAGTTTGGCAGTTAGGCGTCAAGGACATGAAGGCCGTTCCACTTCCTCGCCCGAGAGCAGCTCCAAAAAGGCGAGCGTGGATACTTGCCGTTGCAGCTTTTATCTTCATCGCACTAGCCTGGGCTTATCTGTATTCTCCCCCGCATTACACTTCTCCTGTGAGAGACTGGCTTCCTGGAAGGCTTCCTGCGGAGCCTGCCAGGGAATTGACTGATGAAGAGAGGGCCTCGCGTGTTGTTTTCAGACAGATCCTAACAACACCTCCTGTTCGGTCCAAGAATTCGAAAATAGCTTTCATGTTCTTGACTCCGGGGACATTGCCATTTGAAAGATTGTGGGAAAAGTTCTTTGAG GGCCATGAGGGAAGGTATACAATATATATTCATGCCTCAAGGGAGAAGCCAGAACATGTCAGTCCCATATTTGTTGGTCGAGAGATACACAGTGAAAAG GTAACTTGGGGTAAAATTTCTATGGTTGATGCTGAGAGGAGGTTGCTGGCAAATGCTCTACAAGACATTGACAATCAGCATTTTGTTTTGCTATCTGATAG CTGTGTACCTTTGCACAATTTTGATTATGTATATGACTACCTGATGGGGGCAAATCTCAGTTTTATTGACTG CTTTTATGATCCTGGGCCACATGGAAATTTTAGATATTCACAGAATATGTTACCTGAGGTTACAGAGACTGATTTTAGGAAGGGTTCACAG TGGTTCTCAGTCAAACGTCAACATGCGTTGATGATTATTGCAGATAGTCTTTATTATACTAAGTTCAAGCTTCATTGCAGG CCTGGGATGGAAGATGGTCGCAACTGCTATGCTGATGAACATTATTTGCCAACAGTATTCCAT ATGATGGACCCAGATGGAATTGCTAATTGGTCTGTAACCCATGTTGACTGGTCTGAAGGGAAGTGGCATCCGAAAGCTTACAGGGCAAAGGATGTCACTTTTGATCTTCTGAAGAATATGACA TCAATTGACATGAACCACCATGTCACTAGTGATAGCAAG AAAGTGGTTACAGAGAAGCCCTGCCTATGGAATGGAGCAAAGAGACCGTGCTACCTGTTTGCGAGGAAGTTCTACCCTGAATCCATAAATAATCTCTTGACCTTGTTTGCGAATTATACACTTATTTGA